One Paenibacillus sp. FSL H7-0737 DNA segment encodes these proteins:
- a CDS encoding spore germination protein, translating into MQNWKQKYTSFKHKPARKESSAQDNRPVKPLDSSLESNISFIQQVFGEDSDLIVRNFKVYGRHDAAIIFFSSVVDQNQIQNYVLKPLMNVSSDLSEIPKDLKDLPDYIWSMTVQVTQGNRTKDLNTLASILLEGNVVLIIDGMDQALYFNLRKIEHRSIEQPQTEQVIRGSRDGFIENLESNISLLRYRLQTPDFRVVTAPLGVRTRSKVAVCYIEGIADPGLVQKVMRRLSAINVDGILDAGYIEQFIEDHPLSPFPQVQPTERPDKSIASLLEGRVIILVDGSPFCLIVPALFNQFFQTMDDYTERFVVGSLLRMIRLIALLFSLFFPALYVSIISFNPELLPTEFAVAITGARAGVPFPAVLEVLIMEVFMEVLREATIRLPQMIGGALSIVGVLVIGQAAVAAGLASPTTVVVVAITTIGSFATPAYNAAISSRMLRFPLIILAGCFGLYGVMLGTIVIVNHLLFLESFGVPYMTPFVPTIWKDLKDSIVRVPLWWMRSRPSFLNTPDPDLLANDIPKMHTDLIFKEKSEADE; encoded by the coding sequence GTGCAAAATTGGAAACAAAAATATACCTCCTTTAAACATAAGCCTGCACGCAAAGAGTCCTCTGCCCAGGACAATCGTCCGGTAAAGCCACTGGATTCCAGCCTGGAGAGCAATATAAGCTTCATTCAACAAGTCTTTGGAGAAGACAGCGATCTTATAGTCCGTAACTTCAAGGTGTACGGTAGACATGATGCGGCTATTATCTTTTTTTCTTCTGTGGTGGACCAGAATCAAATTCAGAACTATGTTTTAAAGCCATTAATGAATGTTTCCTCTGATCTCTCAGAAATTCCAAAAGATCTAAAGGATTTACCTGATTACATCTGGAGTATGACAGTACAAGTAACACAAGGTAACCGTACTAAGGACCTAAATACTCTAGCCTCCATCTTGTTGGAGGGAAATGTAGTTCTAATCATAGATGGAATGGATCAGGCACTTTACTTCAATCTGCGTAAAATTGAGCATCGTAGCATTGAGCAACCTCAAACTGAACAAGTTATACGCGGTTCGCGTGATGGGTTTATAGAGAATTTAGAATCCAATATCTCTTTACTTCGCTATCGACTGCAAACGCCGGATTTTCGTGTAGTAACTGCCCCTCTTGGCGTACGGACGCGCTCAAAAGTAGCTGTTTGTTATATCGAAGGAATAGCCGATCCAGGGCTAGTTCAAAAGGTGATGAGAAGATTATCAGCAATAAATGTAGACGGCATCCTTGATGCGGGGTATATCGAGCAATTCATAGAAGATCATCCCCTCTCCCCGTTTCCACAGGTTCAGCCAACCGAACGCCCGGATAAATCTATAGCCTCTTTATTAGAAGGACGAGTCATCATCCTTGTAGACGGTTCACCATTCTGCCTCATCGTCCCGGCGCTCTTCAATCAGTTCTTTCAGACGATGGATGACTATACAGAACGTTTTGTTGTAGGAAGCCTCCTAAGAATGATCCGCCTGATCGCATTATTGTTTTCCCTTTTCTTCCCAGCCTTATATGTATCCATTATCTCTTTCAATCCTGAGCTACTGCCGACAGAGTTCGCCGTAGCAATAACTGGTGCAAGAGCTGGCGTACCCTTTCCAGCCGTATTGGAAGTTCTGATTATGGAAGTCTTCATGGAGGTGCTGCGCGAAGCAACCATTCGCTTACCGCAAATGATTGGCGGGGCTCTTTCTATTGTAGGTGTGCTTGTCATTGGTCAGGCAGCCGTAGCAGCAGGTCTGGCGAGTCCAACTACCGTAGTTGTTGTCGCTATAACGACCATAGGGTCTTTTGCCACACCCGCTTACAATGCCGCAATCTCTTCAAGAATGCTTAGATTTCCATTGATCATATTGGCAGGCTGCTTTGGTCTGTACGGAGTAATGCTTGGCACTATTGTTATTGTTAACCACTTATTATTCTTGGAATCCTTCGGCGTTCCCTACATGACACCCTTTGTGCCTACGATTTGGAAGGACCTCAAGGATAGTATTGTTCGTGTACCTTTATGGTGGATGCGAAGTCGCCCAAGCTTTCTCAATACACCTGATCCCGATCTTCTTGCGAATGATATTCCCAAAATGCATACCGATCTGATTTTTAAGGAGAAAAGTGAAGCTGATGAATAG
- the recQ gene encoding DNA helicase RecQ: protein MMMQAPTIEQAQAELQKYYGYPDFRDGQKKIVQNLLEGRDTLGILPTGGGKSICYQVPALLLPGLTLVISPLISLMKDQVDALTTAGIPAAFINSTLSGKEVNERIRAARRGDLKLLYVAPERLELDWFRLEMAELAISCVAVDEAHCVSQWGHDFRTSYLSVSPFVNELPERPILAAFTATATPEVMEDMVRLLRLREPGIFMTGLGRDNLAMSVLRGENKREFVMDYTATHSHQPGIVYAATRKEVDDLYQRLQASGIAAGRYHAGMNDQERADSQEGFLYDDIRVMVATNAFGMGIDKSNVRYVIHYNMPKNMEAYVQEAGRAGRDGEPSECILLFSAQDIMTQKFLIEQNPQDTDRKANEYRKLQQMIDYCYTTRCLRSAQLDYFGEEHEDKLCGICSSCTDERELIDMTVDAQKIFSCIHRMRERYGVALVASVLKGSRNQKVMQYGFDKLPTHGAMSSRTEKEISESINVLISEGYLALSEGQYPVVRLQPLAAEVLRGQREVMQRVARPSRAGAASGTRVRSRGHDLSPSAVNETVFEQLRLIRRELAGREHVPSYIIFNDATLREMSVVCPQTEAEMLRVKGVGEVKYRKYGKAFLEFFQNEM, encoded by the coding sequence ATGATGATGCAAGCACCTACTATTGAACAGGCGCAGGCTGAGCTGCAAAAATATTACGGTTATCCGGATTTTCGGGATGGTCAGAAGAAGATTGTTCAGAACTTGCTGGAAGGTCGCGACACACTCGGTATTCTTCCTACGGGAGGTGGGAAATCGATTTGCTATCAAGTTCCCGCACTGCTGCTTCCTGGGCTGACACTGGTGATCTCACCATTGATCTCTCTGATGAAGGATCAGGTCGATGCGTTAACCACGGCAGGTATTCCGGCAGCCTTTATTAATAGCACGTTAAGCGGGAAAGAAGTAAATGAACGGATTCGGGCTGCCCGTCGCGGCGATTTGAAGCTGCTTTATGTTGCGCCCGAAAGGCTAGAGCTGGACTGGTTCCGTCTGGAGATGGCTGAGCTGGCGATTTCCTGTGTGGCTGTGGATGAGGCGCACTGTGTATCTCAGTGGGGACATGATTTCCGTACAAGCTATTTGTCGGTATCGCCTTTTGTGAACGAGCTGCCAGAACGGCCAATCTTGGCTGCATTTACAGCGACGGCAACACCAGAGGTTATGGAGGATATGGTTCGGCTGCTGCGTCTGCGCGAGCCGGGTATTTTCATGACTGGACTCGGAAGAGATAATTTAGCGATGTCTGTGCTACGTGGAGAGAATAAGCGGGAGTTCGTCATGGATTACACCGCAACGCATTCTCATCAGCCGGGTATTGTATATGCGGCTACACGCAAAGAAGTGGATGATCTATATCAAAGGCTGCAGGCTTCAGGAATAGCGGCAGGCCGTTATCACGCAGGTATGAATGATCAGGAGCGGGCAGATAGCCAGGAAGGCTTCCTTTATGACGATATTCGGGTCATGGTGGCCACCAACGCTTTTGGGATGGGGATTGATAAATCCAATGTCCGGTACGTAATACATTACAATATGCCAAAAAATATGGAAGCTTATGTTCAGGAAGCAGGCCGTGCTGGTCGTGACGGGGAGCCGAGTGAATGTATTTTGCTTTTTAGCGCGCAGGATATTATGACCCAAAAGTTCCTGATCGAGCAGAATCCGCAGGACACGGACCGTAAAGCTAACGAATATCGCAAGCTTCAGCAAATGATTGATTATTGTTATACTACCCGCTGCTTGCGCAGTGCCCAGCTGGATTATTTCGGAGAGGAGCATGAGGACAAGTTATGCGGCATTTGCAGCTCATGTACAGATGAACGAGAGCTTATAGATATGACCGTAGATGCGCAAAAGATATTCTCTTGCATCCACCGTATGCGGGAACGTTATGGAGTAGCATTAGTGGCTTCTGTGCTGAAAGGCTCTCGCAATCAGAAAGTGATGCAATATGGTTTTGACAAGCTGCCAACGCATGGGGCGATGTCGAGCCGGACAGAGAAGGAAATCTCAGAGAGCATTAATGTACTCATCTCTGAGGGATATCTTGCTTTGTCTGAAGGACAATACCCCGTAGTGCGGCTCCAGCCTTTGGCTGCTGAGGTACTGCGCGGACAGCGTGAGGTCATGCAGCGAGTAGCGCGGCCATCACGAGCAGGTGCGGCATCTGGTACGCGAGTTCGTAGTCGCGGGCATGACCTCTCACCTTCGGCAGTCAATGAGACCGTCTTTGAGCAGCTGCGTCTGATCCGGCGAGAGTTGGCGGGACGTGAGCATGTGCCCTCATATATTATTTTTAATGATGCCACGCTGCGTGAGATGAGTGTGGTTTGCCCGCAGACCGAAGCGGAAATGCTGAGGGTAAAGGGTGTCGGGGAAGTGAAATACCGAAAGTATGGTAAGGCATTCCTAGAGTTTTTTCAAAATGAAATGTAG
- a CDS encoding B12-binding domain-containing radical SAM protein, whose translation MKIVLTTLNAKYIHTSLAIRLLKAYSEHEFKDIHLVEYTIKDPVMNIVSDLFQKRPDVIGFSCYIWNIEETLKLIGILKQVMPEVTIVLGGPEVSYEPLHWMKREAGIDFIVNGDGEETFHHLLQELRDDRKFHFVYGAAYRKGEEIIVNPPRPKSDLNTLPTPHRFPEDIPDLSKRIVYFETSRGCPFNCQFCLSSIEVGVRYYDIERVKSDLLYLIENGAKIIKFLDRTFNINRNYAMEMFQFLIDNHQGCVFQFEITADIMRPEVLDFLSNNAPPGIFRFEIGVQSTNDETNELVKRRQNFKKLSRTVMKIKESRNIDQHLDLIAGLPMEDYTTFRKTFNDVFVMEPEELQLGFLKMLRGTGLRAQAAKYEYTYMEHAPYEILSSHMMTFSDIIRLKRLEDVLEKYWNSHRMDHTAKYLIRHVFDSPFDFFQEFGDYWEERGWQKIGHQLEDLFTRLQSFLIDRGTPSMDIITGLMKLDYFLGHKYKPRKIWWDFVLDKSDWSSYLRDIAANPGQISAQLAEAGLSERELQKYTVLEVLPFSLEAVLESISGLRADGGSEEEEAGDANDGTVPSPESLIQGVTESSLEESVQTTSSAVAIAESPSVREGRTLLIVMYQQNESQRAQYYTLPL comes from the coding sequence TTGAAAATCGTTCTGACCACGCTAAACGCAAAATATATCCATACCTCACTGGCGATCCGTTTGCTTAAAGCCTACAGTGAGCATGAATTTAAAGATATTCATTTGGTGGAGTACACCATTAAAGATCCCGTGATGAATATCGTGTCCGACTTGTTTCAGAAACGGCCAGATGTGATTGGCTTCTCCTGTTATATCTGGAATATCGAAGAGACGCTCAAGCTGATCGGAATTCTCAAGCAAGTGATGCCTGAGGTTACGATTGTTCTCGGAGGACCGGAAGTCTCTTATGAGCCGCTGCATTGGATGAAGAGAGAAGCTGGCATTGATTTCATCGTCAACGGAGATGGAGAAGAGACCTTTCATCATTTGTTGCAGGAGCTGAGAGACGACCGGAAATTTCATTTTGTGTACGGAGCTGCTTATCGTAAGGGAGAGGAGATCATTGTAAATCCACCTCGTCCCAAAAGCGATCTAAATACGCTGCCTACACCGCATCGTTTTCCAGAGGATATTCCAGATCTGAGCAAACGTATTGTTTATTTTGAGACGAGCCGTGGGTGCCCGTTTAACTGTCAATTTTGTTTATCCAGTATTGAGGTAGGCGTACGTTACTATGATATTGAACGAGTGAAGTCTGATTTACTCTACTTAATTGAAAATGGCGCCAAAATCATTAAATTCTTGGACCGCACCTTCAATATCAACCGCAACTATGCGATGGAAATGTTTCAATTCCTGATCGATAATCATCAAGGCTGTGTGTTCCAGTTTGAAATCACAGCAGATATCATGCGGCCAGAAGTTCTGGATTTCCTGTCGAATAATGCGCCTCCGGGCATCTTTAGATTTGAGATTGGTGTACAGTCTACAAATGATGAGACGAACGAGCTTGTTAAACGCCGCCAGAATTTCAAGAAGCTCTCTCGTACGGTAATGAAGATTAAGGAAAGTCGTAATATCGATCAGCATCTGGATTTAATCGCAGGGCTTCCAATGGAGGATTACACCACCTTCCGTAAAACCTTTAACGATGTATTCGTTATGGAGCCAGAAGAGCTGCAACTTGGATTCCTCAAAATGCTTCGCGGGACGGGTCTGCGTGCACAGGCGGCAAAATATGAGTATACGTATATGGAACATGCCCCTTACGAAATTCTTAGCAGTCATATGATGACCTTCTCGGATATTATTCGTTTGAAGCGGCTTGAGGATGTGCTGGAGAAATACTGGAACAGCCACCGGATGGACCATACAGCCAAATACTTGATCCGTCACGTGTTTGATTCACCATTTGATTTCTTTCAGGAGTTCGGTGACTACTGGGAGGAGAGAGGCTGGCAAAAGATTGGGCATCAGCTAGAAGATCTCTTTACCCGTTTGCAGTCCTTCTTGATAGATCGTGGGACTCCATCTATGGATATTATTACTGGGCTAATGAAGCTTGATTATTTCCTAGGACACAAGTATAAGCCTCGCAAAATCTGGTGGGATTTCGTACTGGATAAGTCAGATTGGTCGAGTTACTTGAGGGATATCGCTGCTAATCCGGGTCAAATCTCTGCGCAATTGGCAGAAGCCGGACTCAGTGAAAGAGAGCTGCAAAAATATACGGTGCTTGAAGTGCTACCGTTCTCGCTTGAAGCGGTGCTGGAATCCATCAGCGGTCTACGGGCGGATGGGGGTTCAGAGGAAGAGGAAGCAGGCGATGCTAACGACGGGACTGTACCTTCTCCTGAGTCATTAATACAGGGAGTTACAGAGAGTAGTTTAGAAGAGTCTGTCCAAACCACAAGCTCTGCTGTAGCCATAGCTGAATCACCTTCCGTTCGAGAAGGTCGCACGCTGCTAATCGTAATGTATCAGCAGAATGAGAGCCAACGCGCTCAGTATTATACGCTGCCTTTGTAA
- a CDS encoding alpha/beta fold hydrolase, which produces MKENSFTLTDPIGVNIHVYEWLPASDVPVRGIVQISHGMCETAVRYARFAEALTGVGYAVYVNDHRGHGKTAGQVDLLGDVGEDGFYWMRRNLLQVAAKALSKHEGKPIFLFAHSMGSFLAQKLMCEEGNEIYEGFILSGTNGPRGMLRLGESLASAQLKLKGEHHRSVLLNSLVFGSYNRAFSPVRTAYDWLSSDDAEVDKYIADPFCGAICTTRFFRGFFHLLREIHSEESLRTLCTSKPIYIFGGDKDPVGMSGQGIPRLAELYKKRGISDVEYRLYPGGRHEMLNEVNRDQVTADVLNWLEQHLPSEVTTTA; this is translated from the coding sequence ATGAAGGAAAATAGCTTTACCCTAACGGATCCCATAGGTGTAAATATCCATGTCTATGAATGGTTACCCGCATCCGATGTGCCAGTTAGAGGAATCGTGCAAATTTCTCACGGTATGTGTGAAACAGCTGTCCGCTATGCTCGTTTTGCGGAAGCATTAACCGGAGTAGGTTATGCAGTATATGTCAATGACCACCGGGGACATGGTAAAACCGCTGGTCAAGTCGATCTGCTTGGCGATGTTGGGGAGGACGGATTCTATTGGATGCGGCGCAATCTGCTCCAGGTAGCAGCCAAAGCACTCTCCAAACATGAAGGTAAGCCCATCTTTCTATTCGCTCATAGTATGGGTTCCTTTCTGGCTCAAAAGCTGATGTGTGAAGAGGGTAACGAAATCTATGAAGGATTTATCCTAAGCGGTACAAATGGTCCTCGCGGTATGCTGCGCCTTGGAGAATCTCTGGCTAGTGCACAGCTCAAGTTAAAGGGTGAACATCACCGAAGTGTACTACTGAACAGCTTAGTATTCGGCAGTTACAACCGTGCTTTTTCTCCCGTAAGAACTGCATATGACTGGCTGAGCAGCGATGATGCGGAAGTTGATAAGTACATTGCCGATCCATTCTGCGGAGCCATTTGTACAACACGCTTTTTCCGTGGTTTTTTCCACCTCCTAAGGGAGATCCATTCCGAGGAATCACTTAGGACATTATGTACAAGTAAGCCCATTTATATATTTGGTGGGGATAAGGATCCTGTAGGGATGAGCGGCCAAGGCATTCCTCGTCTTGCGGAGCTGTACAAGAAACGAGGGATATCGGACGTAGAGTATCGGCTCTATCCAGGAGGCAGGCATGAAATGCTTAATGAGGTGAACCGGGATCAAGTTACAGCCGATGTGCTTAACTGGTTAGAACAGCATCTCCCTTCTGAGGTTACGACTACAGCTTAA
- a CDS encoding type I phosphomannose isomerase catalytic subunit, translating into MTQPYPLKFQPEFKERVWGGRALEKFGLDLPEGHIGEGWMIADHANGTSSVVNGELAGQGLDQIREQFGHEWFGSKGISETGGRFPLLIKLLDCNDNLSVQVHPTDDYEGLPQGELGKTEMWYVLDAKPGAKIIYGLKEGVDRETLREALEKGTVMDSLQEVSVSAGDSFYIPAGTVHALCAGVVVAEIQQNSDTTYRIYDYDRPGLDGKPRELHIEDSLNVTAYEGAGATSMKTDNAVPGEWLQLAASPYFIVEKGIVNGSWDLTTTEDSFTILVICEGSGHLTWDGGSQPYAAGECYLIPSSLGRYAIEGHSTVLRSYLP; encoded by the coding sequence ATGACTCAACCATATCCTTTGAAATTTCAACCGGAGTTTAAAGAACGTGTCTGGGGAGGCCGCGCGCTGGAGAAATTCGGCCTAGATCTACCTGAAGGACATATTGGCGAAGGCTGGATGATCGCCGATCACGCGAATGGAACGTCTTCGGTGGTAAACGGAGAGTTAGCCGGTCAAGGCTTAGATCAAATTCGTGAGCAGTTCGGCCATGAATGGTTCGGAAGCAAAGGGATTTCAGAAACGGGTGGAAGATTTCCTCTACTAATCAAATTGCTGGATTGCAACGACAATCTTTCCGTTCAAGTCCACCCTACAGATGATTATGAGGGATTGCCACAAGGTGAACTGGGCAAAACAGAGATGTGGTACGTGTTAGACGCTAAGCCAGGTGCCAAAATCATCTATGGTCTTAAAGAAGGCGTGGATCGTGAAACTTTGCGGGAAGCACTGGAGAAAGGCACCGTTATGGATAGCCTTCAAGAAGTATCTGTCTCTGCAGGAGACTCCTTCTATATTCCCGCCGGAACCGTTCATGCGCTATGTGCTGGTGTCGTTGTAGCAGAGATCCAGCAAAATTCCGACACTACATACCGCATTTATGACTATGACCGTCCAGGCCTGGACGGAAAACCACGTGAGCTTCATATTGAAGATTCACTTAATGTTACAGCTTATGAAGGCGCCGGGGCTACTTCGATGAAGACAGATAACGCAGTCCCTGGAGAGTGGCTGCAACTTGCCGCTTCGCCATATTTTATCGTAGAAAAAGGAATCGTAAATGGTTCATGGGACCTCACCACTACAGAAGACAGCTTCACTATTCTAGTCATCTGTGAAGGCAGCGGACATCTTACTTGGGATGGCGGCTCCCAACCTTATGCTGCAGGAGAATGCTATCTGATTCCTTCCAGTCTCGGCCGTTACGCTATCGAAGGTCATTCTACTGTGCTTCGCTCTTATTTACCATAA
- a CDS encoding class I SAM-dependent methyltransferase yields MGFMSVLSFAHKLISERLTLGDRAIDATVGTGADTLFLAKTTGARGEVYGFDIQAAALNLAEERLRLAKEEAPSLATVTLLERSHAEMAEAVPANWHGTVGAVMFNLGYLPSGDADKNIITQPDSSIAALEASLQLLRPGGIITAVLYPGHAGGDKEAAAVESWAAAVSQKVAQSIVYRQLQRTDSPYMIALEKKKGNPS; encoded by the coding sequence ATGGGCTTTATGTCCGTTTTAAGCTTTGCTCATAAATTAATCTCTGAGCGGTTAACTTTAGGTGATCGTGCGATTGATGCCACTGTAGGTACTGGTGCTGATACGCTTTTTCTAGCCAAAACAACCGGAGCTCGCGGTGAAGTCTACGGCTTTGACATTCAAGCTGCAGCGCTGAACCTGGCTGAAGAGCGCCTGCGGCTTGCAAAAGAGGAAGCTCCCTCGCTCGCCACCGTCACCTTACTGGAACGTAGTCACGCCGAAATGGCTGAAGCTGTTCCAGCGAACTGGCATGGCACCGTTGGAGCTGTAATGTTCAATCTAGGCTACTTGCCTTCAGGAGATGCCGACAAGAACATCATTACTCAGCCGGACAGCTCTATTGCAGCCTTGGAAGCTTCTCTCCAGTTACTGCGTCCAGGTGGGATCATTACGGCAGTTCTTTATCCCGGCCATGCAGGCGGAGATAAAGAAGCCGCTGCCGTTGAATCTTGGGCAGCAGCTGTTTCCCAAAAGGTAGCACAAAGCATTGTTTATCGTCAGCTGCAGCGCACGGATTCACCTTATATGATTGCGCTCGAAAAGAAAAAAGGAAACCCCTCTTAA
- a CDS encoding TIGR01212 family radical SAM protein (This family includes YhcC from E. coli K-12, an uncharacterized radical SAM protein.) produces MSNLQYTTPPQLWGDKRFHTWNYEMREHLNTKVFKVMLDAGFTCPNRDGSIAKGGCTFCSARGSGDFAGSRRDDLVTQFNNIRDKQHLKWPNAKYIGYFQAYTNTYAPVEELREYFEVILQQPGVVGLSIATRPDCLPEDVVEYLAELNERTYLWVEMGLQTIHDSTSELINRAHDSQCYVDAVEKLRRHGIRVCTHIIHGLPQETHEMMLETVSAVARMDVQGIKIHLLHLMRKTPMVKQYEAGLLRFMEQDEYVKLIADSLEILPPEMIVHRLTGDAPRDLLIGPMWSLKKWEVLNAIDDELVARDTWQGKYWRKS; encoded by the coding sequence GTGTCTAATCTTCAATACACTACTCCTCCGCAGCTTTGGGGAGATAAACGTTTTCATACCTGGAATTACGAAATGCGTGAACATTTGAATACCAAGGTATTCAAAGTTATGCTTGATGCAGGCTTTACCTGTCCCAACCGTGACGGCTCCATCGCTAAAGGTGGTTGTACTTTTTGCAGTGCCAGAGGTTCTGGTGATTTTGCGGGAAGTCGCCGAGATGATCTCGTCACCCAATTTAATAATATCCGTGACAAGCAGCATCTAAAATGGCCAAACGCTAAATACATCGGATATTTTCAGGCCTATACGAATACGTACGCTCCGGTCGAAGAGCTTAGAGAATATTTCGAAGTGATTTTACAGCAGCCAGGTGTCGTTGGACTATCTATTGCTACACGGCCTGACTGTTTGCCGGAAGATGTTGTCGAATATTTGGCCGAGCTAAACGAGCGCACGTATCTGTGGGTAGAGATGGGTCTCCAAACTATACACGATTCCACTTCTGAGCTAATTAACCGGGCTCACGACAGCCAGTGTTATGTAGATGCTGTTGAGAAGTTGCGGCGTCACGGCATTCGTGTCTGCACCCATATCATTCACGGTCTCCCACAGGAGACGCATGAAATGATGCTCGAAACGGTATCTGCTGTGGCTCGCATGGATGTACAAGGAATTAAGATTCACCTTCTGCATCTCATGCGTAAAACACCAATGGTGAAGCAATACGAAGCTGGGTTGCTACGATTCATGGAACAGGACGAGTATGTGAAGCTCATTGCCGATTCACTCGAAATTTTGCCCCCTGAAATGATTGTACATCGCTTGACTGGAGACGCTCCTCGGGATCTCTTAATCGGACCGATGTGGAGCCTCAAGAAATGGGAAGTGCTAAATGCCATTGACGATGAGCTAGTTGCTCGTGATACTTGGCAGGGTAAGTATTGGAGGAAGAGCTAA
- the trmB gene encoding tRNA (guanosine(46)-N7)-methyltransferase TrmB: MRLRGRKGIRESLEEQTDLVILDPRSYKGEWSKLFGNDHPIHVEFGMGKGQFISQMSFKYPDINFIGVDMYDELIRRAGDKARAVWEPAGHETPPNLKLALANIDYAEEVFAPGELERIYLNFSDPWPKSKHARRRLTHPRFLDKYRGLLSDLGEIHLKTDSRSLFEFSLNAFADFGLQMKNISLDLHADGIINEDHIMTEYETKFVGRGVNIHRCEAIVGAEALKQYQATRLDKYRL, from the coding sequence ATGCGTTTACGCGGAAGAAAAGGAATACGTGAAAGTTTGGAAGAACAGACCGATCTAGTCATTCTTGACCCTCGGAGTTATAAAGGTGAGTGGTCCAAGCTATTCGGAAATGATCATCCGATCCATGTGGAGTTCGGAATGGGCAAGGGACAGTTTATCAGCCAAATGAGCTTCAAATATCCCGATATTAATTTTATCGGCGTTGATATGTATGATGAGCTGATCCGCCGTGCTGGAGATAAGGCTAGAGCAGTATGGGAGCCGGCAGGTCATGAGACGCCGCCCAACCTGAAATTGGCACTCGCCAATATTGATTATGCAGAGGAAGTATTTGCTCCAGGAGAGCTGGAACGAATTTATCTTAACTTCAGTGATCCATGGCCAAAGAGTAAGCATGCTCGTCGTCGTTTGACACACCCGCGTTTTCTTGACAAATATCGGGGGCTGCTAAGCGACTTAGGTGAAATTCATTTGAAAACAGATTCTCGAAGCCTATTTGAATTCTCATTAAATGCATTTGCGGACTTTGGTCTACAGATGAAAAATATCTCGTTAGACCTACATGCGGACGGCATCATAAATGAGGATCATATTATGACGGAATACGAGACGAAATTTGTCGGACGTGGCGTGAATATCCATCGTTGTGAGGCCATTGTAGGTGCGGAAGCGCTCAAGCAGTATCAAGCTACCCGTTTGGACAAATATCGGTTGTAG
- a CDS encoding MGDG synthase family glycosyltransferase translates to MQKKRILILSEGFGAGHTQAAYALSSSLRQLSPNLQTKVLELGNFLNPKMAPIILSAYRKTVTTQPKLMGYVYRHQKSFNRLTTLALHRIFYTHTKNVVMQLKPDVIVCTHFIPGAVVSRLKRVDPTLKMPLVTVITDYDAHASWISPEVDRYLVSTPEVKSKLRMRNIPSAKIQVTGIPVHPNFWQHPGKQEIRQQFNLKDMPTVLVMGGGWGIMNDQVVNACLAEWREKIQIVFCLGKNEELLQEMKEDSRYNHPNISLIGFTREIDKLMEVSDLLVTKPGGMTCSEGLAKGIPMLFYNPLPGQEEENCRYFTAAGFGEPIESLDVVVMWMERLLNNYEDVQNKRKLHLEEIARYHPLQCAQSIIELLE, encoded by the coding sequence TTGCAAAAAAAAAGAATTTTAATACTCTCAGAAGGCTTTGGAGCAGGACATACTCAAGCAGCTTATGCGCTGTCGAGCAGTCTGCGCCAACTGTCACCTAATTTACAAACGAAGGTGCTAGAACTTGGGAATTTCCTTAATCCCAAAATGGCACCCATTATTCTGTCTGCTTACCGTAAGACGGTAACGACTCAGCCAAAGCTGATGGGGTACGTCTACCGTCACCAGAAATCATTTAATCGTCTTACCACGCTTGCCCTGCATCGTATATTTTATACGCATACCAAAAATGTTGTAATGCAGTTGAAACCTGACGTTATTGTCTGCACACACTTCATTCCGGGTGCTGTAGTATCTCGTCTTAAGAGAGTGGATCCTACCCTAAAGATGCCTCTCGTAACTGTTATAACGGATTATGACGCACATGCCAGTTGGATCAGTCCAGAGGTAGACCGTTATCTGGTATCAACACCAGAGGTTAAATCCAAATTGCGTATGCGAAACATTCCTTCTGCAAAAATTCAGGTTACTGGGATACCCGTACACCCTAACTTTTGGCAGCATCCTGGAAAGCAGGAGATTCGACAGCAATTCAATCTCAAGGATATGCCAACGGTACTAGTCATGGGCGGCGGCTGGGGGATCATGAACGATCAGGTTGTAAATGCCTGTCTGGCGGAATGGCGAGAGAAGATTCAGATTGTTTTCTGTCTCGGCAAGAATGAAGAGCTGCTTCAGGAAATGAAAGAAGACTCACGTTATAATCATCCTAATATATCCTTGATAGGCTTTACGCGTGAGATTGACAAGCTGATGGAGGTGTCCGATCTGCTCGTCACGAAGCCGGGTGGAATGACCTGCAGTGAAGGGCTCGCTAAAGGAATACCGATGCTTTTCTATAACCCTCTGCCCGGGCAGGAGGAGGAGAATTGCCGCTATTTTACCGCAGCAGGTTTCGGAGAGCCGATAGAGTCTTTAGACGTAGTCGTAATGTGGATGGAACGTCTATTAAACAACTACGAGGATGTGCAGAATAAGCGAAAACTTCATCTTGAGGAAATCGCCCGTTACCACCCATTGCAATGTGCTCAGAGCATTATCGAATTATTGGAATAG